ATAAGACAGCGTGTCCTCTTCAATCGCATCATTGAAGAATGACCATATATAACTTACTACTAACACATATGATGATCACTACATATATCACTAACTAAAGTTTGTTCGACGTGGCCTATGAAGAAAAAAGAGCGCTCCGATGGACAAGTACAAGCGGGAAAATTCGTGCCGTGGTATGTACACCTACACCTCTGACATCAAGCTGCTGAACGACTCCGACAGATTGACGGCGACGCTTGCCAAATTCATGCCCCGGCAGCGCGACCGTGCAACCCTGTGTTGCTTGGGCGCCCCGgggccatcgtcttcttcctccgcatccgcGGAGGCCTTCGAGGGCGTCGCGAAGGCGAAATGCAGCTCCTTAGCAACCACTGTCTGCACAGATCAAATTGAGGAGAACAATGTTACTCCACATGGGTAACGAATTTCACTGCGGGATTTGGGGTTTAGCAGTAAGGGATCAGAAGTGCTTACTGCTTCGCTGACTGGCTTCGACACCAGGAGGAGCTGCCTCAGGTCGCTGTGGTTCACCTTGCACAGGACTTTGACCTGAAAATGTTCCGCCAAATTGGGATAAGCAACACATCTACAACAAGAACGGATTTCAAACGGAACACTACGGGTCTGGGGTGGTAATTACCAATACATCTTGAGGCAGCGATTCAAGGAGGCAGATGGTGTCGTCCATGTGGAACCTAATGCTGCGCTGCTTGCGCAGAGTCCGAACCGGGGAGTGCGGGCCTGAGGGGCTTGGAGCCGGAGAAACAGCGACCCTCTTCCTCCCCAGAATCCTTGTGCTGCCGCTGCTTGGGAAGCTCAAGCTCGTGGCGAGAGACCCCTTCGGCATGGTCTGTCCAATTGCCATTTCCCCCTTCGCTTGTTGAACTCTACTGCTGCAGTTGCCTATCTGATACGAGATCTGCACAGAATTATTAAGAAGAAATGGTTAATTCGGCAGCAAATAAATTGAATTCTAGACTGAGGAAAGAAAATCCCAATCAGAGAAGTACTTTGCCACACTAATTCAACTATTAAACGCAGTTTTTGTTTGGAAACTTCTGAAACACCCAGCAGCCACTTCCATATGAATCTACAAACCCCCAATTCGAGAGACCGTGGGAGCAATAAACTCCAACAGAAACCTCAAGCATTTtctgaaacaaaataaataaaatccaACTTCTCTTCAACGCACTTTCAAAACAGATTCCCCCGAGAAACAACATTCCGCGAACTACATGAACCGCTTCGCAGAGCTAATGAGCAACAATCGGATCAGAACATCAAAGTTTGGGGGATTGCAAATAATTTTTTTTCCAGCACAAAATAAACGATTCCAAATAAACACCACGAATTCGCCGGAGCAGAACAGCAATCCCGACCTCGAAACAGAAAAGGAAACGAGATCCCACGATCGGGGTCGGAAAGAAACAGAGCAAGTGAATGTAATCGATCTCACACACCTTTCTCCCTTGGGTCTCGGCTgaagcctcctcctccttcctatCCCTCACTCCGGAGTCGCAGTACACTTTCCTAGTCCGATTGCGCTTGGCTGATGGAGAAACCTCGGCTGAACTCTAAGCGAACCTACCTGCTAAGTTATGGTGTTGGGAGGACCTGACGAGGTAAATGTGGGAACAGCTTGACCTCTCCCCCTGGCTGAATTTATACTCGGGGTGGGGAACCTACCTCGAAAACTCTTCCAGCAGGGGTGTTTCCAGAAAATTGTAGGAACCGCCTGGAATCCAAAGCTGGGAGGTCGTGCTCGCCCAGGAGATCTTTTGGGCTCACGCCCTGGCGCACCGCGGCGGCCAGAATGTACTATCACTGAGAGGTGGGGCAGGAGGTAGTATGGTCCACCAGTCAGTGGGCGTGCGCGTGGTGCGTATGGGTGTGGACGGTGGGAATTTATGGAAATATTCTTTTCGAAATCGGGGTGGGTTGGCGCCCAACCGCGTGGGGGGCTTGAACGCGTGGATCGGACGGCGGGGACGCGGCCTTACGCGTGGCGGATCGGGGTACGTGGCGCGATCGCGTCGATCTGAAAACTAGCCGTTGGAAGGGGTGGGGGCGTGGCTGGGGTTGGTGACGTGGTGGCTGAGATCGGTATTGGCCGCTAGGAAGTCGGCGCAGGTCGGTCGGGGAGGGAGCTACTTTATTGGGGGTTGTTTTTCTCGTTTTGATTGCTTCTGAAATGAAATCCGTGGGAAAGGGGATTAGCACGAACCTTCGGGGGCAAGCAAAACATGATTTGCATCTTGCCGCTTGCAAGACATTCGGCTTGTTGTTTCCTCGTGATTTGAAATATCTCCTTTAAATATCTTTTTATGCCTATGCTGACTAATTCTCCCGCAAAAAAATTCTAACTAATTATTTACACGCTTTCATTTAAGAGACTCTGGTTTTAAGTCGGCCATGGTATCTTCAGGGAAATGCATTATTCGTTTTCGACAGGTAAATACTCTCTCTTTGTGTTCAGAATAATAATAATTTGTTACAAGCAAAACGCCACTTCCCAACAGTTAAGAAAACCATGGATGCGGATGGTACAGAGGCAATGCATGGCCTGCCTCAAGCCTCACACTAGACGTGCATTGGATTCTTCGGTAGAGCTCAGAAATAATCTTAATTTTGTGGCGATGCCAAGGGGTACACCCCCACAAACCAGTTCTTTGTATCATTATATACTCCTAAGGTTTGAAGACTGGCCAATGCGTTGCTCTGTTTGCGTATATTTTTTGACGTCCCGTTTGAACGCAGGGACGGGTCCAGGTGGAACCACCCCAAATTTCGTGTCTCGTGTATGAAGTGAAGCGGGGATGTCTCTGAAAAAAAATGCATGAAGTGGGTTTGACCAACCACCCTTCGTGCGCAGCCGCTGCTGCAAAGTATAGTAGGCTCCTGCTCATGGTAGCGCAACGCCGGTTGCGGGTTGACTCAGTCCCCACGGCGTCCAGGGATAAACTCCGTCACGGTTTCGACCACCGAGCGGCCAGGATTTCGCCGAGCCTTCCCTGGCAGTATTTTATTGTCCCGGAGGCGCCGGAACCACCAATACCACCCATGCCTTCACCAGTGGTTACCACGTGGTGGCTTTCCGGCCATGCTTTTTTCCTCCACGAGCGGAGCAGGCGTACCAGATCCACCCATTGGCCGCCGCCGCGTATAACCGTAGCTTTGGTTCAGCTTGTTTGGGTTCTCGCGGTCGCGGATAAAGATTTTACTGGTGGAGGAGACAGGCCGGTCGGCGAGAACGTTGGCGTGCAGGCCCACCTCCGCGTCCACGATTGCAGCAGGCGCATGGGATGCGCTTTGGTCGAGAGGAGTCCACATATATCCTTGCCAAGCTCGACCCACTTCTGGTTTTCAAGACACCCGCTTCGTGTTTGGATGATTGCCTGCCAATGCTCCACTACCAATCCCGCAAAAAAAATGGTGCTCCACTACCAATTTTTGTTTACCCTTTTAATCTATATATGTTGACCAATTTATTGGCAAGCAAAACCTTAACCAATTTTTGGCTACCCAACTTTTTGACATGGTAACCTACCCCTCTAGGTGCCGCTATGCACGCGTATCAATCTGTGATTGAAtgattaggaggacagtggtaGAGCATCAAAGGTCAAGTTCTAGACTTGACAGTGGGAGGATACAATTCGCATCTATGGTGACTTCATCgatctcaagatgatgtgtcggCTCAGTCTCATAGAGATGCTCATAGGGATATGATGTGCGTGTGCGTTTATAAGGGGTGAGTGTATGTACATATGTATGAGTGTCTATGTCTGTATTGTGTTCAAGAAAAATGTGCCGCTATGCACATTTGGGTCAGCCCAATCCctttctggttttgggaaccttcccagattgtttttgtctttttcatttattttctttcttcctaTTCCATTTTAAAATTCCCCagtattttttcaaatatttttgaattcgtgaataAAAAAACACCAAcattttgtaatatatatatatatatgaatatttTTTGATCTTGCAAATACTTTTACAATTCATGGATTTTTTtattccaagaacatttttcttaaatttgggaagttttttgaatttatgaaatttaaattttgtaaaaaaaattgaattcacaAACAATTATTGAATTGTAAAAGTTCACAAAAAAGGTTGAATTTGCAAAACATCACATCGCAAAAATTTGCAAATTTTGGAATGTGTAAAAGTAAATTAGGGTTAATAAAAAACATTTTTTGTATGTGTTTGATTTATCTTAACTTGATTTACTATGATTTGATAGAATTAATTGTTATTTGTGGCTCAAAATAACTTTTTTAATTATCAAGAACCCTAAAATCATTTTAGGGATTATTTATGAAACCGAAATCCGGCCTCCAAAATGTGTGTGGCCCTCGTATATAGTATTTCGGGTTGGAAAAATAATATCCTAAATTCCAAATGTCATTTGAAACACTAAATAGAATTGGGAAATAACTGaacctgtcgtggtgggcgcagCAGATGCCAAGGggtggctaaagagaggaggagggtcgagggcactggtgggctccagaggcgaggtcggcatgagggAGCGCgcgacgcaagacatacccagattcggggctctccggagagataacacccctagtcccgcCGAGTGTAGTTTATGTGtgacagtacagagttgctcctagagctgtatcgaggaggaagaaggagggcaggccaaggcttaggctgctccctctccggCGTGTGGCTAGTCTAGTTGATCTCGTATTCGCTATGGTTCTCGTCGTCGTGTGAGTTGCTTGcacgtatgcatgagggctcctgggggttttataggccaaccccccaggggtacaatggtaatgttacaaggccgtggggCCGGGTTGTCATTGTCCGGGAAGtcggtgctgggacccgccgggtgtcaGGGATCGCCGGGTTCTTCGGGCGTGGGACCCACGGGCCTAGGGGCACTGTTTGCCGTCTTGCCGGtcgtcagggagtggccgggttgagtccgCTACACTGGCGCTCCGTCAGGTcaccgcttgctgtcgtcagcagtGACGACgggtgcactgtagccacgccaaccctggtcagtgggtaggtgcagcactgttgccacgccccggctgaccagaggcatgggaggggcactgttgcctcgctcATCTCTgaatgaagactcgtcccatcgtacggccaggatgggacgggagctgacccgtggccgggTTGGGGAACACGCCAAGGGGGAGatggcttgttggagaagtcttggtgCGCCGGGTTCGGCTGCCTTGCGCCGGCCGTCGGGGCCGGGTTGAGGAATTCggccgggtcgaggggcttggTCGGGTTGAGCAACCCGGCCAAGCGTGAGCCAGCTTGAGGGGCgttgctggccccgttgtttttgaaaaggatccgggtttcgTTGCCTACCTGGGGTTCATCCCCCAATTCAAATAGGGAGGCAAATAAAATGTCCCAAGGGTGaaaaattaattatttaatttgggCTAAAAAGTATTTACCTAAGTTTAAAATATTAAAGTGAGCCTCTATTTTTTCCTGAAAGAATTTGGAGCAATTTTGATGTTGAAATCAAATTCaaacaaaaaagaaaattaaatagaagaaaaaagaaaacaaacccAGCCTAGCGCAGCTAACTCTAACCACAtatgtaaaggtgtggtggtcggcTTCAACACAAATCTCGAGTGATTTGAGGCTCGTACGCTGGGGTGACTCGAGGAGAACACGACGAGCCACTTGGTGGCGTTTTGGAGCCTTGACACTGGCACGACTCCCATTGAGATTAATGCTTCCCTAGGGAAGGGTAAACTCCAGGATAAAACTCACACCCCAACTCACTTGTTGTTACTCCTTTCCCGCAATTTTACTTTACCTTGTATACTTATGGACTTACTAATTATATTGCTCTCTAGCTTACATTGCTTTGAGCGCTTGCATATCTAGAGAACTTACTTTATCCACAAATCCCTAAAATTGATAATTAGGCTTATAATTTCTAGTCTCATATTCATCCCCACTAGtcaaccgtatcgatcctttcatgGGTATATTGCGAGTTCCGGCCTCACACTTAGGGGCAAATCTGCCCAGATAGTTCGACCACCTGGCAACATGTATCTTTTGCATGTTTTGAACATGGGATTTACCCAGGCTTGAGCAAATACTCTGCAAAACCCTTTGACCCCCTTTTAATAGTTCGAGAACCCAATAACTCAAAACGGGAGGGGAAAATGTTGTACTTCTCTCTGTTGCCACGCATGTCTTGAGTCATTAGCATGGGGAGGAGGGTGGTCTATGATCCACACGAAGTATGCATGGGGACAAAAACATATAGATATTCTTAGCAAATATAATACTTATAAGTATGTTGTCATCAATATTAAAATATGATTCAGGGCATGATTGTGCTTTTGCTACATGAATACTGTTTGGACAAGCTGTGGCTACAATAATGTTACTATCTACTAGttgaacgcccgtgcgttgccacgacaTAAAAAAAATGCTTAAACATATATTCTAATTGAAAAAAGTGTGTTGTAATCAAATGTAGTTTTTCCATACAGCAACAAAATCATTCTTTGACCCCGCTCATTTCCCCCTCGGCAATTTTCATATCTCGTTATCGGCCATCTCCTTGCAAGAAGATAATTAAAGCGTCATCTTTCTCCCCTACCCTTCTTCCTTCCACCTTCATTATCGTCACCATCTCTAAGCACTGCTTATAAATCCTGTACTGCTACAAAATATTATTAATTCATCAAAGATTCTTTTGATGCTCTTTTTGACGGTCAGTAATTTGAATAGGCGCATGCAAGAGATGGGACTGTCGAAGAGGTACGCGAAGAGGGTGACGTGCGAGGAAAGGTACAGACTCGCTCCCGCGACGCGCCCCGCGCGCGCGTCACGGGAGAAACCCTAGCGCTGTCGGCGggcttcccctcctctccctcaccTCCGCCAGAGAGGGCGCGTCGGGCGAAGCCtggtaggcggcggcggggctgcctTGTCTCCTCAGCGGGGGCCTTCGGCGCGGGTCGAGGCGGCTGCCTGGGATGCGGCACtggcggcgggcgcggcgacgagctggagcctgctggcggcggcgacgtgaccggcgcggcggtggcgggcgtGCCTTGGTCGCTATCGTCGTCGTTCCCTTCTTGGGGGACACCATCTTGGAGGCCTGGTTCCGTCGTTCCCGTCTCACCTCCCCTCGAAGGAGGAGGTCTCCGGTGGCTCCAAGCAGTTCGTCCTCGCGCATTTGTAGTGGCTTGGTAGTCGTTGGGGTGGTGTGGCGGTGCCCGGCACCTTTGTATCTCGCCTTGGGTATGCGTGTCGTGTGCGGTGGTGGCGTGAGTTTGTATCATGGTCCTTGTGGttcggtgctttatatataaagcggggcgaaagcctttttcgataagaGGGTGACGTGCTTGAGTTAGCTCGTGATCTCCCATGACGGCGATCTCACAACCGCTATCTATACCCTATCTCTTtctgagatggaggaggcggcgccACAACAAGAAAGGGAGTATGGAATTTCCTGAAGTCCATTGTGTGTGATCAAAACAGCCTTGTACATATACCTTTTGCAGTTCTCCGAATAGATGATGATTCTATTATGTCATATGCTCTTACATAACCACAAAAAGTATTCGTGGAAGTTGAGCCAACCAGACACCAAACAATACAGCGTGTCATCCGGTGCTTGCACgccagactgaaggaaatatgccctagaggcaataataaagttattatttattttcttatatgatgataaatgtttattattcatgctagaattgtattaaccggaaacatgatacatgtgtgaatacatagacaaacagagtgtcactagtatgcctctacttgactagctcgttgatcaaagatggttatgtttcctagccatagacatgagttgtcatttgattaacgggatcatatcattaggagaatgatgtgattgacttgacccattccgttagcttagcactcgatcgtttagtatgttgctattgctttcttcatgacttatacatgttcctatgactatgagattatgcaactcccgtttaccggaggaacactttgtgtgctaccaaacgtcacaacataactgggtgattataaaggtgctctacaggtgtctccgaaggtacttgttaggttggcgtatttcgagattaggatttgtcactccgattgtcgaagaggtatctctgggccctttcggtaatgcacatcacttaaagccttgcaagcattgcaactaatgagttagttgcgggatgatgtattacagaacgagtaaagagacttgccggtaacgagattgaactaggtattgagataccgacgatcgaatctcgggcaagtaacataccgatgacaaagggaacaacgtatgttgttatgcggtttgaccgataaagatcttcgtagaatatgtgggagccaatatgagcatccaggttccgctattgattattgaccggagacgtgtctcggtcatgtctacatagttctctaacccgtagggtccgcacgcttaaagttagatgacggttatattatgagtttatgtgttttgatgtaccgaaggagttcggagtcccggatgagatcgggaacatgacgag
This region of Triticum aestivum cultivar Chinese Spring chromosome 2D, IWGSC CS RefSeq v2.1, whole genome shotgun sequence genomic DNA includes:
- the LOC123052397 gene encoding F-box protein SKIP27; the encoded protein is MAIGQTMPKGSLATSLSFPSSGSTRILGRKRVAVSPAPSPSGPHSPVRTLRKQRSIRFHMDDTICLLESLPQDVLVKVLCKVNHSDLRQLLLVSKPVSEATVVAKELHFAFATPSKASADAEEEDDGPGAPKQHRVARSRCRGMNLASVAVNLSESFSSLMSEV